A DNA window from Myripristis murdjan chromosome 19, fMyrMur1.1, whole genome shotgun sequence contains the following coding sequences:
- the LOC115378256 gene encoding alpha-(1,3)-fucosyltransferase 9-like, with protein MSPSVLLWVRLRQCVFAALITLCLLGLFIVRCRPDITIPPFDIQMFSQTEGAKRLCPTDLNAQKTNQAADDTIVLIWMWPFGVKFDLSCRALGITGCRLTDDKALYKRAHGVLFHHRDIDEDLGNMPMEPRPRFQKWVWSNSESPANTVPIPELNNMFNLTSNYRRDSDIPVPYGSLVPVTDGDPSFKLPAKDKLVCWVVSNWNPKFKRVQVYTELSNHIDIDIYGKAFDRPVDNQDLPKLISSCKFYLSFENSIHEDYITEKLYNPLKVGTVPVVLGPSRQNYEDYIPGDSFIHLDDFAGAKQLAERLRYLDQNPTEYMRYFDWRGKFTAKTVWLGLYSACRTCHYLQIHRGYQAFHNLNKWYWGDKGDGGLNGTLGPR; from the coding sequence ATGTCCCCGTCAGTCCTCCTGTGGGTGCGGCTGCGTCAGTGTGTCTTTGCCGCCCTCATCACTTTGTGTTTGCTGGGACTCTTCATCGTGCGCTGCAGGCCTGACATCACCATCCCCCCTTTCGACATCCAGATGTTCTCCCAAACGGAGGGAGCCAAGCGCTTGTGTCCGACAGACCTGAacgcacaaaaaacaaatcaggcTGCAGACGACACCATCGTCTTGATCTGGATGTGGCCGTTTGGCGTCAAGTTTGACCTCAGCTGCAGGGCGCTGGGTATCACGGGGTGTCGCCTCACAGATGACAAGGCTCTTTACAAGAGGGCCCACGGTGTGCTCTTCCATCACCGGGACATCGATGAGGATCTGGGCAACATGCCGATGGAGCCACGGCCTCGGTTTCAGAAGTGGGTTTGGTCCAACTCGGAATCGCCTGCGAACACAGTCCCGATACCCGAGCTcaacaacatgttcaacttGACGTCCAACTATCGCCGGGATTCCGATATCCCGGTGCCTTACGGGTCCTTGGTTCCGGTGACGGACGGGGATCCGAGTTTCAAGCTGCCGGCCAAGGACAAGCTGGTCTGCTGGGTCGTGAGCAACTGGAATCCAAAGTTCAAGAGAGTCCAGGTCTACACTGAGCTGAGCAACCACATCGACATAGACATCTACGGGAAGGCCTTCGACAGACCTGTAGATAACCAAGACCTTCCAAAACTAATTTCCAGCTGCAAGTTCTACTTATCCTTTGAAAACTCGATCCACGAGGACTACATCACGGAGAAGCTGTACAATCCCCTGAAGGTGGGGACCGTGCCGGTCGTCCTGGGCCCCTCGAGACAAAACTACGAGGATTACATCCCAGGAGATTCCTTCATCCACCTGGACGACTTTGCCGGTGCGAAGCAGCTGGCGGAGAGGCTGCGGTACCTCGACCAGAACCCTACCGAGTACATGAGGTACTTTGACTGGAGGGGAAAATTCACAGCAAAAACTGTGTGGCTGGGTTTGTACAGCGCCTGCAGAACCTGCCATTACTTACAAATACACAGAGGCTACCAAGCTTTTCATAATCTCAACAAATGGTACTGGGGGGACAAAGGAGACGGAGGTTTAAATGGCACATTAGGGCCACGGTAG